The following proteins are co-located in the Chryseobacterium daecheongense genome:
- a CDS encoding GMC family oxidoreductase N-terminal domain-containing protein, which yields MNRKEFIKTGIIGISGFYFLGTHLLYGSAPKCPEKTEILDAPVIIIGSGYGGAVAALRLCEAGKKVLMLEMGLNWEKSGIPFSNLLKPRESAAWLKKKTIAPFMNLFSLKPFTGALDRLDFEHINIWMGRGVGGGSIVNGGMAVTPKESYFKEVFPQLDAEMFYDYYFPLARKELKVNVIDEQFLHDCPYYKFTRVGEEEAHKAGFKTIRVPNVYDFKYMEREYKNEVPRSALNTEVIYGNNHGKNSLDKTYLKKASDTGNLEILDLHSVTAIKLNDEKSYTLDVTQINTSGEVIKEKIFHCKKLIVSAGTMGTLELLLKSHAKNQLPLNSNVGENWGNNGNFMTGRNWVRPLSGGTGVQQSTIPVGGVDNWEDKEHPFFTEIAPLPMGMDVATALYLLINRVDKKGKVSFDTTTQRLHIDWNESHTKKMRENADYFIRKMNRANGGTRSHFLFKNGFGPNICYHPLGGCVLGEATNQYGKLKDHENLFILDGSLIPGTIGVNPFVTIVAITEYCIENLIRQNEFD from the coding sequence ATGAATAGAAAAGAGTTCATTAAAACAGGTATCATTGGAATATCTGGCTTTTACTTTTTAGGTACGCATCTTTTATATGGTTCCGCTCCAAAATGTCCTGAAAAAACAGAAATTTTGGATGCCCCTGTCATTATTATCGGTTCCGGATACGGAGGCGCCGTAGCAGCTTTGCGTTTATGTGAGGCGGGAAAAAAAGTATTAATGCTTGAAATGGGACTGAATTGGGAAAAATCCGGGATTCCTTTTTCCAACTTATTAAAACCCCGAGAAAGTGCTGCATGGCTGAAAAAGAAGACCATTGCACCTTTTATGAACCTGTTCTCTTTAAAACCTTTTACAGGTGCATTGGACCGACTGGATTTTGAACATATCAATATCTGGATGGGAAGAGGTGTTGGTGGAGGATCTATCGTAAATGGCGGAATGGCTGTAACCCCTAAAGAAAGTTATTTTAAAGAAGTTTTTCCACAGCTCGATGCCGAAATGTTTTATGACTACTATTTTCCTCTCGCCAGAAAAGAGCTGAAGGTCAATGTGATTGACGAACAGTTTTTGCATGATTGTCCTTATTATAAATTTACAAGAGTAGGTGAAGAAGAGGCTCATAAAGCAGGCTTTAAAACCATCCGCGTTCCGAATGTGTATGATTTCAAATACATGGAGAGAGAATATAAAAATGAAGTTCCGAGATCTGCGCTTAATACAGAAGTGATCTATGGAAATAATCACGGTAAAAACAGTCTTGATAAAACGTATTTAAAAAAAGCATCAGATACGGGAAATCTTGAAATACTGGATCTCCATTCAGTTACTGCCATCAAATTAAATGATGAAAAAAGTTATACACTGGATGTTACACAGATCAATACCTCTGGAGAAGTAATCAAAGAGAAAATTTTTCATTGTAAAAAGCTGATTGTATCTGCAGGAACTATGGGAACTTTAGAGCTTCTTTTAAAATCCCATGCGAAAAACCAGCTTCCACTCAACAGTAATGTAGGGGAAAATTGGGGTAATAACGGAAACTTTATGACCGGTAGAAACTGGGTCAGACCTCTGTCCGGAGGTACAGGAGTTCAGCAATCCACTATTCCTGTAGGTGGAGTTGATAACTGGGAAGATAAAGAACATCCTTTTTTCACGGAGATTGCACCATTGCCAATGGGTATGGATGTGGCTACTGCACTATATCTGCTAATCAACAGGGTTGATAAAAAGGGAAAGGTATCTTTTGATACCACAACTCAAAGACTCCATATTGACTGGAATGAAAGTCATACAAAAAAGATGAGAGAGAATGCAGATTATTTTATCCGGAAAATGAACCGGGCTAATGGAGGTACCAGAAGTCATTTTCTTTTTAAAAATGGTTTTGGGCCTAATATATGTTATCATCCATTAGGAGGTTGCGTATTAGGTGAAGCCACCAATCAATATGGTAAATTAAAAGATCATGAAAATCTTTTCATCCTGGACGGATCTTTAATTCCGGGAACCATTGGCGTAAATCCTTTTGTAACGATTGTTGCAATTACTGAATACTGCATTGAAAACTTAATCAGGCAAAATGAATTCGACTAA
- a CDS encoding DUF1684 domain-containing protein, producing the protein MKRYLLLLLLFPCFVFSQKSILKEKAEIKKFQKNLNAEYLNPKETPLRGDNFTNFKAHPFFPVDLKYRVEAKLVRTANAEPFKIPTSSGKTKQYKEYGKASFTLEGQEYTLTLYQSLDLLKQEKYKDYLFLPFRDLTNGKETYGGGKYMDLKIPKGNTLILDFNQSYQPYCAYNAYDYNCPVVPEENKLPVEIRAGVMYNDIYHH; encoded by the coding sequence ATGAAAAGATACCTGTTACTATTGCTGCTGTTTCCTTGTTTCGTTTTTTCACAGAAATCAATCCTTAAGGAGAAGGCTGAAATCAAAAAATTCCAGAAGAACCTTAATGCAGAGTATTTAAATCCTAAAGAAACTCCTTTAAGGGGAGATAATTTTACAAATTTTAAAGCACATCCTTTTTTTCCTGTGGATCTAAAATACAGAGTAGAAGCTAAGTTGGTACGAACAGCTAATGCTGAACCGTTTAAAATTCCTACTTCATCAGGAAAGACTAAACAATATAAAGAATATGGTAAGGCTAGCTTTACGTTGGAAGGGCAGGAGTATACGCTTACTTTATATCAAAGTCTGGATCTTTTAAAACAAGAAAAATATAAAGACTATCTTTTCCTTCCTTTCCGGGACCTCACCAATGGAAAAGAAACTTATGGTGGCGGAAAATATATGGACCTTAAAATTCCGAAAGGAAACACTCTTATTCTGGATTTTAACCAGTCTTATCAACCGTATTGTGCATATAACGCTTATGATTATAACTGTCCGGTTGTTCCCGAAGAAAATAAACTACCTGTGGAGATCCGTGCCGGAGTAATGTATAACGATATTTACCACCATTAA
- a CDS encoding GNAT family N-acetyltransferase translates to MIHLEFYKPEDFSGVNYTLDDVQSQYTSTAEFAIERIRERNDGKGFSVTIFENENPAGYFALDFGDDKLDLTHNTKSVLLRSLSINPDFQGRGIGKAAMSLVDDFVKNHFKDCDEIVLAVNENNISAYELYIKVGYIFEGKTRMGRSGPQRLMYKKL, encoded by the coding sequence ATGATTCATTTAGAATTTTACAAGCCCGAAGATTTTTCCGGAGTTAACTATACATTGGATGACGTTCAATCGCAGTATACATCAACTGCCGAATTTGCTATAGAGAGAATCAGAGAAAGAAATGATGGTAAAGGATTTTCCGTGACGATTTTTGAAAATGAGAATCCTGCAGGCTATTTTGCCTTGGATTTCGGTGATGATAAACTGGATCTTACCCATAATACGAAATCTGTTTTATTAAGATCATTGTCTATTAATCCCGATTTTCAGGGGAGAGGCATTGGAAAAGCTGCTATGAGCCTTGTAGACGATTTTGTAAAGAATCATTTTAAAGATTGTGATGAAATCGTTCTTGCTGTCAACGAAAACAATATTTCTGCATATGAGCTGTACATAAAAGTAGGCTACATATTCGAGGGGAAAACCAGAATGGGACGCAGTGGTCCGCAACGGCTGATGTATAAAAAACTTTAA
- a CDS encoding SDR family oxidoreductase has product MEISLHNQVAVVTGASSGIGTGIAKSLASAGATVIVNHSSERSVEEAKAVLKEITDAGGKGITYQCDVSKEDQVIAMFQEVISRFGTVDILVNNAGIQKDAKFTEMTMDQWNAVIGVNLTGQFLCAREAIKEFLRRGIDLSRSKACGKIIHISSVHEIIPWGGHANYASSKGAIRMLMQTLAQEYGAQKIRVNSICPGAIQTPINKNAWDTPEALNSLLNLIPYNRIGQPEDIGNLAAFLASDLADYITGTSIFVDGGMTTFESFSTGG; this is encoded by the coding sequence ATGGAAATATCCCTTCATAATCAGGTGGCTGTCGTTACGGGAGCATCAAGTGGAATAGGTACAGGAATCGCTAAATCCTTAGCTTCAGCAGGTGCCACGGTCATTGTTAATCATTCTTCAGAAAGATCCGTTGAGGAAGCCAAAGCTGTCTTAAAAGAAATAACGGATGCTGGAGGAAAAGGAATCACCTATCAGTGTGATGTTTCGAAAGAAGATCAGGTGATCGCTATGTTTCAGGAAGTGATTTCCCGATTCGGAACTGTGGATATTCTTGTTAATAACGCCGGGATTCAGAAAGATGCTAAATTCACCGAAATGACCATGGATCAGTGGAATGCTGTAATTGGAGTTAATCTTACCGGACAATTTCTTTGTGCCAGAGAAGCCATTAAGGAGTTTCTTCGCAGGGGAATAGACCTTTCTCGTTCTAAGGCTTGTGGAAAAATCATTCATATCAGTTCTGTACACGAAATTATTCCATGGGGAGGCCATGCCAATTATGCATCAAGTAAAGGGGCTATCCGTATGCTGATGCAAACCCTGGCACAAGAGTATGGAGCACAAAAAATTAGAGTTAATTCTATTTGTCCTGGGGCTATCCAGACACCAATAAATAAAAATGCCTGGGATACTCCGGAGGCACTCAACAGTCTTCTTAACCTAATTCCATACAATAGAATCGGACAACCGGAAGATATCGGAAACCTGGCCGCTTTTCTGGCGAGTGATCTTGCAGATTATATAACAGGAACCAGCATTTTTGTAGATGGAGGAATGACGACTTTTGAAAGCTTTTCCACAGGCGGATAA
- a CDS encoding glucosidase, with translation MTEKQRLSDIQWKKWGPYVSNREWGLVREDYSANGDAWNYTNHDIAEAKAYRWGEEGICGICDDWQKLVFSIGFWNKKDKMIKERFFGLSNGQGNHGEDVKEYFYYLDSTPTHSYMKMLYKYPQNAFPYEDLLNINAGRSKNEDEYELIDTGIFERNEYFDIFIEYAKEGANDILILVTVTNKSENEAPLIILPTLWFRNTWSWGYDDYKPLLSSKEFSKIKIEHKDLEVRNIYSKQSRKTLFCDNETNNERIYRSANKSKYCKDGINDFIINQNLSAINSENKGTKASFYIEDDFKAGETKTFEFRLSDKELSEPFQDFEEIFNSRKKESDDFYNDIQKGIRSDDEKLIQRQAFAGLLWNKMYYHYNVEKWLKGDPAEMPPPKSRGRIRNYDWKHLNNEHIISMPDKWEYPWYATWDLAFHAISFSLIDPDFAKYQLKLFLFEWYMHPNGQLPAYEWDFGDVNPPVHAWAVFKVFKIDEYLKDKPDLEFLESAFQKLLMNFTWWVNKKDNNGNNIFEGGFLGLDNIGVFDRNSTLPNGEQLEQADGTSWMAMFALNMMRIALELALYNRVYEEMAMKFFEHFLSIAHSLDNMGDENFGLWDEEDEFFYDAISSSDGNHMYLKLRTIVGLIPMFAVEVIDDEVIEKLPNFKKRMHWVLENKPELAALVSHWEVKGQDSKHLLSLLRGHRLKRLLNRMLDPNEFLSDYGVRALSKVYEKNPYTINLNGVDYSVKYTPAESDSGLFGGNSNWRGPIWFPINFLIIESLQSFFFYYSPDFMVEYPTGSGNYSNLEEIADALSKRLAKIFLKDENGNRPVNSQYPRFQTDPDFKDYILFYEYFHGDTGRGVGASHQTGWTGLISKILQPKFSKKEIAESQTEMPEETK, from the coding sequence ATGACAGAAAAGCAGAGACTTTCTGATATACAATGGAAAAAATGGGGTCCTTATGTAAGCAATAGGGAATGGGGATTGGTACGTGAAGATTATAGTGCGAATGGAGATGCCTGGAATTATACCAATCATGATATTGCTGAAGCGAAGGCATATCGTTGGGGAGAAGAAGGAATTTGCGGGATTTGTGATGACTGGCAGAAATTGGTGTTTTCCATAGGGTTCTGGAATAAAAAAGATAAGATGATAAAGGAGCGTTTCTTTGGTCTTTCAAACGGCCAGGGAAATCACGGTGAAGATGTTAAAGAATATTTCTATTACCTCGATTCCACACCTACCCATTCCTACATGAAAATGCTTTATAAATATCCTCAGAATGCTTTTCCATATGAAGATCTGCTAAACATCAATGCAGGAAGAAGTAAAAATGAAGATGAATATGAATTGATAGATACCGGTATTTTTGAAAGAAACGAATACTTCGATATCTTCATTGAATATGCTAAAGAAGGGGCAAATGACATTTTAATATTAGTAACGGTTACCAATAAATCTGAAAATGAAGCTCCGCTTATCATCTTACCAACACTTTGGTTTAGGAATACCTGGAGTTGGGGATATGATGATTATAAGCCTCTGCTAAGCTCAAAAGAATTTTCAAAGATTAAAATTGAGCATAAGGATCTTGAGGTCAGAAATATCTATTCCAAACAATCCCGGAAAACATTGTTTTGTGATAATGAGACCAATAATGAACGGATATATCGTTCGGCTAATAAATCAAAATACTGTAAGGACGGAATTAATGACTTTATCATTAATCAGAATTTATCGGCCATAAATTCGGAGAATAAGGGAACAAAAGCCTCTTTTTATATTGAAGATGATTTTAAAGCAGGAGAAACAAAGACCTTTGAGTTTCGGCTCTCCGATAAAGAATTATCAGAACCATTTCAGGATTTTGAAGAAATTTTCAATTCAAGAAAAAAAGAATCTGATGATTTTTATAATGACATCCAGAAAGGAATCCGGTCTGATGATGAAAAGCTGATTCAGAGGCAGGCATTTGCAGGCTTGTTGTGGAATAAAATGTATTATCATTATAATGTTGAAAAGTGGCTGAAAGGTGATCCTGCAGAAATGCCTCCACCTAAATCCCGTGGGAGAATAAGAAATTACGATTGGAAACACCTGAATAATGAACATATCATTTCGATGCCTGATAAATGGGAATATCCATGGTATGCAACCTGGGATCTGGCATTTCATGCCATAAGTTTTTCATTGATTGATCCCGATTTTGCTAAATATCAGTTAAAGTTGTTCCTGTTCGAATGGTATATGCATCCTAACGGGCAGTTACCTGCCTATGAGTGGGATTTCGGTGATGTAAACCCACCCGTTCATGCCTGGGCGGTTTTTAAAGTTTTTAAAATCGATGAATATCTGAAGGATAAGCCTGATCTTGAATTTCTGGAAAGTGCTTTCCAGAAGCTATTGATGAACTTTACATGGTGGGTAAATAAAAAGGATAACAACGGGAATAATATTTTTGAAGGCGGATTTTTAGGACTTGATAATATAGGCGTTTTCGACAGAAACAGTACGCTCCCGAATGGAGAACAGCTGGAACAGGCGGATGGAACCAGTTGGATGGCGATGTTCGCACTCAATATGATGAGAATTGCCTTAGAACTGGCTCTCTATAACAGGGTTTATGAAGAGATGGCAATGAAATTCTTTGAACATTTCCTTTCTATCGCCCATTCTCTTGATAATATGGGTGACGAAAACTTTGGCCTCTGGGACGAAGAAGATGAGTTCTTTTATGATGCTATTTCTTCCAGTGATGGAAATCATATGTATCTTAAATTAAGGACAATAGTGGGACTCATTCCTATGTTTGCGGTTGAGGTAATTGACGATGAGGTGATTGAAAAACTTCCTAATTTTAAAAAGAGGATGCATTGGGTATTGGAAAACAAACCCGAACTGGCAGCTCTTGTTTCGCACTGGGAAGTGAAGGGACAGGATTCAAAGCATTTGCTTTCCCTGCTGAGAGGACATCGCTTAAAGAGGCTCCTCAACAGGATGCTGGATCCAAACGAGTTTTTAAGTGATTATGGTGTGCGCGCCCTATCCAAAGTATATGAAAAAAATCCTTATACAATTAATCTCAATGGGGTTGATTATTCTGTAAAATATACACCTGCAGAAAGTGATAGTGGGCTTTTTGGTGGAAATAGTAACTGGAGAGGTCCTATCTGGTTTCCTATTAATTTTCTGATTATTGAGAGTCTTCAAAGTTTTTTCTTTTATTATAGTCCTGATTTTATGGTAGAATATCCTACTGGCAGTGGAAATTATTCTAATCTTGAGGAGATTGCAGATGCTCTAAGTAAAAGACTCGCAAAAATATTCCTTAAAGATGAAAATGGAAATCGGCCCGTCAATTCACAGTATCCAAGGTTTCAGACAGATCCTGATTTTAAGGATTACATTCTTTTTTATGAATATTTCCACGGTGATACAGGGCGTGGAGTAGGAGCTTCTCATCAGACAGGATGGACCGGACTGATATCTAAAATTCTTCAACCAAAATTCTCCAAAAAGGAAATAGCGGAATCTCAAACGGAAATGCCGGAAGAAACGAAATAG
- the recO gene encoding DNA repair protein RecO has translation MNSQKGFLLSFIKYGENDAVLHCFTEEEGFQTFFLKGIYSKRNKKKALLLPLNQLNFSIPVGKSSGIPSVTRFELVKNNDMYTDIKINTVVFFISDFLNQILRNEHKNSNLYFSIDEFVDELSLKNYQSHLIFLIKILKIQGVAPLLDNHQYLDPETGTFSPQPAHQLFSHEISAAWKSIISSQNPYELKIHSALRKDLLDSILVYYHYHITDFKIPTSLEVIQQIFE, from the coding sequence ATGAATTCACAAAAAGGATTTTTACTTTCATTTATCAAATACGGGGAAAATGATGCGGTTCTTCATTGCTTTACAGAAGAGGAAGGCTTTCAGACTTTTTTCCTGAAGGGTATTTACTCCAAAAGAAATAAGAAAAAAGCATTATTGCTTCCGTTAAACCAACTTAATTTTTCCATTCCTGTAGGAAAAAGTAGCGGAATACCGTCCGTTACCAGATTCGAGTTGGTAAAAAACAACGATATGTATACCGATATAAAGATCAATACTGTAGTTTTCTTTATTTCAGATTTTCTTAATCAGATCCTGAGAAATGAACATAAAAATTCCAATCTTTATTTTTCCATTGACGAGTTTGTTGATGAACTCTCTCTAAAGAATTATCAATCCCATTTGATTTTTTTAATTAAAATTTTAAAAATCCAGGGTGTAGCACCCCTACTCGACAATCACCAGTATCTGGATCCGGAAACAGGAACTTTTTCACCTCAACCGGCTCATCAATTATTCAGCCATGAGATCTCAGCCGCTTGGAAATCTATTATTTCTTCACAGAATCCTTATGAATTAAAAATTCATTCAGCATTAAGAAAGGATCTCCTGGATAGTATATTGGTTTATTACCATTACCATATTACAGACTTTAAGATTCCAACTTCCCTGGAAGTGATCCAGCAGATATTTGAGTAA
- a CDS encoding metallophosphatase → MDRKRFIKTIGGGTMAMALAPNMMMAEDFGLSTLSSTNKLTILHTNDQHSRIEPFDESYTKNPNQGGFARRASLIQQIRSKENNVLLLDSGDIFQGTPYFNFFGGELEFKLMSMMKYDASTMGNHDFDNGLQGFLNVLPNAQFPFICSNYDFKNTVLDGKTSPYKIFNKNGIKVGIFGLGIQLEGLVGKKQYQETVYSNPIEVAQHYSNFLKNEQKCDLVICLSHIGYDYKGEPDKVSDKILAASTENIDLILGGHTHTFLPEPQTFKNRQGKNVLVNQVGWAGLLLGRIDFHFDNNKNVQHISWNNQVIDSSIIA, encoded by the coding sequence ATGGATAGAAAAAGATTTATAAAAACAATTGGTGGCGGGACTATGGCAATGGCTTTAGCTCCCAATATGATGATGGCTGAAGATTTCGGACTGAGTACCTTATCTTCAACAAATAAACTTACTATTCTTCATACCAATGATCAGCACAGCAGAATAGAACCTTTTGATGAAAGTTATACAAAAAATCCTAATCAGGGAGGTTTTGCAAGAAGAGCAAGTTTAATACAGCAAATCAGAAGTAAAGAAAACAATGTATTGCTTCTTGACTCGGGAGATATATTCCAGGGAACACCATACTTTAATTTCTTTGGCGGCGAACTTGAATTCAAATTAATGTCCATGATGAAATATGATGCTTCTACCATGGGGAATCATGATTTTGATAATGGATTACAGGGGTTTCTGAATGTTTTGCCTAATGCACAGTTTCCATTCATCTGCTCGAATTATGATTTTAAAAATACAGTTTTAGATGGTAAAACATCTCCCTATAAAATCTTCAATAAAAACGGAATCAAAGTAGGGATTTTCGGATTAGGCATTCAATTGGAGGGGCTAGTGGGTAAAAAACAATATCAGGAAACCGTATATTCGAATCCGATTGAAGTTGCACAACATTATTCAAACTTTTTGAAAAATGAACAAAAATGTGATCTTGTAATTTGCTTATCACATATTGGCTACGATTACAAAGGAGAGCCCGATAAGGTAAGTGATAAGATACTGGCTGCAAGTACAGAAAATATCGATCTGATTTTAGGAGGACATACCCATACATTTTTACCGGAACCCCAAACCTTTAAAAACCGTCAAGGAAAAAATGTCCTGGTAAATCAGGTGGGATGGGCAGGACTTCTTTTAGGCAGAATAGATTTCCATTTTGACAATAACAAAAACGTACAACATATCTCCTGGAATAATCAGGTAATAGATAGCAGTATAATAGCATAA
- a CDS encoding 5'-nucleotidase, which yields MKNKFLLLGIALVSLTSCKTIPLQVANVETQKNISINKDLKNDEAFVKVIEPYKQKLDREMNQKISHTNTDLTKQGDNSNLGNLLADYTFEGANEWAKSHLQKNVDAALINIGGIRTSIGKGDILLKNVYEVMPFENEVVIVKMKGCDLQGLFEYYAKNEVNNPVSHLYIETQNGKPSKTLIDGKTINSSQDYYIATSDYLALGGDNMNFFAKGESISTGIKMRDLFIDCFKKNPQIVPNTDVRLNFIGKK from the coding sequence ATGAAAAATAAATTCTTATTGCTGGGAATTGCCTTGGTTTCGCTTACTTCTTGTAAAACAATTCCTTTACAGGTAGCAAATGTGGAAACACAAAAGAATATTTCCATTAATAAAGATCTGAAGAATGATGAGGCTTTTGTAAAAGTTATTGAACCTTATAAACAAAAACTGGATCGGGAAATGAATCAAAAAATTTCCCATACGAACACAGATCTTACCAAACAAGGTGATAACAGCAATCTGGGAAATCTTTTAGCTGATTATACTTTTGAAGGAGCCAATGAATGGGCAAAGTCACACCTGCAAAAGAATGTTGACGCTGCCCTCATCAATATAGGAGGTATTCGCACTTCCATTGGCAAGGGTGATATTTTACTCAAAAATGTATACGAAGTGATGCCATTCGAAAATGAAGTGGTCATTGTTAAAATGAAGGGATGCGACTTGCAGGGTTTGTTCGAATACTATGCAAAAAATGAGGTCAATAATCCGGTTTCTCACTTGTATATAGAAACTCAAAACGGCAAACCATCCAAAACTTTAATTGACGGAAAAACCATTAATTCAAGTCAGGATTATTATATTGCAACTTCTGATTATTTGGCATTAGGAGGTGATAACATGAATTTCTTTGCAAAAGGGGAATCAATTTCTACGGGAATTAAAATGAGAGATCTTTTTATTGATTGTTTTAAGAAAAACCCGCAGATTGTTCCCAATACAGATGTTCGTTTAAATTTTATCGGTAAGAAATAA
- the dapA gene encoding 4-hydroxy-tetrahydrodipicolinate synthase codes for MSILKGVGVALVTPFNEDLSVDFDSLTKLVEYNIENGTSYLVVLGTTAEAATLSAEEKKQVTDHIIKVNSKRLPLVLGIGGNNTLEVKKQIEETDLSSFEAVLSVSPYYNKPNQEGLYQHYKALASTGKKIIIYNVPSRTGQNIEADTTIRLAKEFPNLFLIKEAAPNILQYFDILRKKPEGFALVSGDDEYALPVTLAGGEGVISVIGQAYPKEFSTMIQLALDGKVKEAYEIHNKLVEITRLIFAEGNPCGIKVILTEKGIIKNYLRLPLVAASEGLYAKIKAEMANI; via the coding sequence ATGAGCATTTTAAAAGGAGTAGGTGTGGCTTTGGTAACACCCTTTAATGAAGATTTATCCGTTGATTTTGATAGTTTAACAAAACTTGTTGAATATAACATTGAAAACGGAACCAGTTATTTAGTTGTTTTAGGAACTACAGCGGAAGCTGCAACACTTTCTGCAGAGGAGAAGAAACAGGTTACAGATCATATCATTAAGGTAAATAGTAAACGCCTTCCTTTGGTTCTGGGAATTGGAGGGAACAATACTCTTGAGGTAAAAAAACAAATTGAAGAAACGGATCTTTCATCATTTGAAGCAGTTTTATCAGTTTCTCCTTATTATAATAAACCTAATCAGGAGGGGCTTTATCAGCACTATAAAGCTCTGGCTTCTACAGGAAAAAAGATCATTATCTATAACGTGCCTTCCCGAACAGGACAAAATATAGAGGCAGATACTACGATTCGATTGGCTAAAGAATTTCCTAATTTATTCTTAATTAAGGAAGCCGCTCCAAACATTCTTCAATATTTCGATATTTTAAGAAAGAAGCCTGAAGGTTTTGCATTAGTATCGGGAGATGATGAATATGCATTGCCTGTAACTTTGGCAGGGGGTGAAGGAGTTATTTCCGTTATAGGACAAGCATATCCAAAAGAGTTTTCTACTATGATTCAGTTAGCTTTGGATGGAAAAGTAAAAGAAGCTTATGAAATTCATAACAAACTTGTGGAAATCACAAGATTGATTTTTGCCGAAGGAAATCCATGTGGAATTAAAGTGATTTTGACAGAAAAAGGAATTATTAAAAATTATTTAAGACTTCCTCTCGTAGCAGCATCAGAAGGACTTTACGCGAAAATAAAAGCTGAAATGGCGAATATTTAA
- a CDS encoding GNAT family N-acetyltransferase, with protein sequence MELVKATENDIPLIQDLARRSWENAYAEILSAEQMEYMLGTMYSTEEIAGHLQHPHYHYYLIKDGESNSFEGFIGYENAYGDQTTKLHRIYLVPESKGKGFGKKALAFLADKTLEAGDSRIILNVNKFNAARQFYESQGYKIYDEGVFDIGNGFVMDDYLMEFIIHEQ encoded by the coding sequence ATGGAATTAGTAAAAGCAACAGAAAATGACATTCCTTTAATTCAGGATTTAGCCAGAAGATCATGGGAAAATGCCTATGCAGAAATACTTTCGGCTGAACAGATGGAGTATATGTTGGGTACAATGTATTCTACAGAAGAGATTGCAGGGCATTTGCAGCACCCTCATTATCATTATTATCTTATTAAAGATGGAGAAAGTAACTCTTTTGAAGGATTTATAGGCTACGAAAATGCCTACGGAGATCAAACAACAAAACTCCACAGGATTTATTTGGTTCCCGAGAGTAAAGGAAAAGGATTTGGGAAAAAAGCACTCGCTTTTTTGGCAGACAAAACACTTGAAGCTGGAGATAGCAGAATAATCTTAAATGTAAATAAATTTAATGCCGCAAGACAATTTTACGAATCTCAGGGATACAAAATTTACGATGAAGGAGTATTTGATATTGGGAATGGTTTCGTGATGGACGATTATCTCATGGAATTTATAATTCACGAACAATAG
- a CDS encoding helix-turn-helix transcriptional regulator, whose protein sequence is MKMYVKFDFNALCKKVLDEKLKEQGLKYRLLNFGEVEFYEAFTQEQHNNFKKNLEDYGIEIIESQKIALLQKIKDAIVELVFSKDIVAVKASIYIAEKLNHSYGYLSNLFSEVAYTSIENFIILQKIEYAKELIITNKLNLTEIAHKLNYSSVAHLSTQFKNTTGITPSQFQKIIIKRRKEQTVAVTNKMLYE, encoded by the coding sequence ATGAAAATGTATGTGAAATTTGATTTCAATGCTCTTTGTAAAAAAGTGTTGGATGAAAAGCTTAAAGAACAGGGTTTGAAATACCGTTTGCTGAATTTTGGGGAAGTTGAATTTTATGAAGCATTTACTCAGGAACAGCACAATAATTTCAAAAAGAATCTTGAAGATTATGGCATCGAAATTATCGAGAGCCAGAAGATTGCATTACTCCAGAAAATAAAAGATGCAATCGTAGAATTGGTTTTCTCAAAAGATATTGTTGCTGTTAAAGCGTCTATTTACATTGCTGAAAAATTGAATCATAGCTACGGATATCTTTCCAATCTTTTTTCAGAAGTCGCATATACATCTATAGAAAACTTTATTATTCTACAGAAGATAGAATATGCCAAGGAGCTGATTATTACAAATAAACTTAACCTTACGGAGATTGCACATAAGCTGAACTACTCCAGTGTTGCTCATCTCAGTACACAATTTAAAAATACAACGGGTATTACTCCTTCCCAGTTTCAGAAAATTATTATCAAAAGGAGAAAAGAGCAGACTGTGGCTGTTACTAATAAAATGCTTTATGAATAA